From the genome of Malus sylvestris chromosome 6, drMalSylv7.2, whole genome shotgun sequence, one region includes:
- the LOC126625713 gene encoding glycerol-3-phosphate acyltransferase, chloroplastic isoform X1 yields MFTLSATPSTAFLTPRISPSSLSSSASAAYSSSPSSSSRLCLVSLRWRSSACPCLFSTLKVTAMAELVKDTESASLSPIQCAEKRETNHSRTFLNATTEQELLSAIRKETEAGRLPSTVASGMEELYQNYKNAILQSGNPKADEIVLSNMTAVLDRVFLDIEDPFIFSPYHKAMREPFDYYMFGQNYIRPLVDFRNSYVGNHSIFYEIEEKLQQGHNIFLISNHQTEADPAVIALLLESTNPHLAEKMTYIAGDRVLTDPLCKPFSMGRNLICVYSKKHMNDVPELVDMKRKANTRSLKEMAVLLRGGSQIVWIAPSGGRDRPDPATGEWYPAPFDAASLDNLRRLGEHSAAPGHIYPLALLCHNIMPPPPQVEKEIGERRMISFHGTGLSVAPEITFSDITASCQNSEEAREVYTQALYGIVTEHYNVLKAAIHYKQGLNASTPNVSLSQPWS; encoded by the exons atgTTTACTCTCTCTGCAACGCCATCCACCGCATTCCTCACGCCTAGGATTTCGCCGTCGTCTCTTTCCTCCTCCGCCTCCGCTGCTTACTCTTCGTCACCGTCGTCTTCTTCTCGGCTGTGCTTGGTCTCTTTGAGGTGGCGGAGCTCCGCCTGTCCTTGCTTGTTTTCCACCTTGAAGGTGACTGCCATGGCGGAGCTGGTGAAGGACACGGAGTCGGCTTCTTTGTCGCCCATTCAGTGTGCAGAGAAGAGGGAGACTAACCATTCTCGCACCTTTCTCAACGCGACCACTGAACAAG AGCTGCTGTCTGCAATAAGGAAGGAAACAGAAGCTGGCAGGCTTCCCTCAACTGTTGCTTCAGGAATGGAAGAATTATATCAGAATTATAAAAATGCT ATTCTTCAAAGCGGAAATCCCAAGGCAGATGAGATTGTGTTGTCAAATATGACTGCTGTGTTGGATCGTGTATTCTTGGATATAGAG GATCCATTTATCTTCTCACCATATCACAAGGCAATGCGAGAGCCTTTTGATTACTACATGTTTGGTCAAAACTATATTCGTCCTTTAGTTGATTTCAG AAACTCATATGTTGGCAACCATTCCATTTTCTATGAAATTGAAGAGAAGCTTCAGCAG GGTCACAACATCTTTTTGATATCAAACCACCAAACTGAAGCAGATCCAGCTGTCATTGCCTTGTTGCTTGAATCAACAAACCCACATCTCGCTGAGAAAATG ACCTACATAGCAGGAGATAGGGTTTTGACAGATCCTCTTTGTAAGCCTTTCAGCATGGGGAG GAATCTGATATGTGTATACTCCAAAAAGCACATGAATGATGTTCCTGAGCTTGTTGATATGAAAAGAAAAGCAAACACACGGAGTTTGAAGGAAATGGCAGTGCTATTGAG GGGCGGGTCACAGATTGTATGGATTGCACCTAGTGGTGGCAGGGACCGGCCAGATCCTGCAACAGGAGAATGGTACCCA GCACCTTTTGATGCTGCTTCACTGGACAATCTAAGAAGGCTTGGTGAACATTCTGCTGCGCCAGGGCATATATATCCCTTAGCATTGTTGTGTCACAACATCATGCCCCCTCCACCCCAG GTAGAAAAAGAAATTGGAGAaaggagaatgatctccttccATGGTACTGGATTATCGGTTGCACCAGAAATCACCTTCTCTGATATTACTGCTTCCTGTCAAAATTCTGAAGAG GCGAGGGAGGTATACACACAAGCTCTGTACGGTATCGTTACTGAACATTACAATGTGCTGAAAGCTGCTATACATTACAAACAAGGACTAAACGCATCCACTCCAAATGTTTCTTTGTCACAACCGTGGAGTTAG
- the LOC126625713 gene encoding glycerol-3-phosphate acyltransferase, chloroplastic isoform X3 — protein MEELYQNYKNAILQSGNPKADEIVLSNMTAVLDRVFLDIEDPFIFSPYHKAMREPFDYYMFGQNYIRPLVDFRNSYVGNHSIFYEIEEKLQQGHNIFLISNHQTEADPAVIALLLESTNPHLAEKMTYIAGDRVLTDPLCKPFSMGRNLICVYSKKHMNDVPELVDMKRKANTRSLKEMAVLLRGGSQIVWIAPSGGRDRPDPATGEWYPAPFDAASLDNLRRLGEHSAAPGHIYPLALLCHNIMPPPPQVEKEIGERRMISFHGTGLSVAPEITFSDITASCQNSEEAREVYTQALYGIVTEHYNVLKAAIHYKQGLNASTPNVSLSQPWS, from the exons ATGGAAGAATTATATCAGAATTATAAAAATGCT ATTCTTCAAAGCGGAAATCCCAAGGCAGATGAGATTGTGTTGTCAAATATGACTGCTGTGTTGGATCGTGTATTCTTGGATATAGAG GATCCATTTATCTTCTCACCATATCACAAGGCAATGCGAGAGCCTTTTGATTACTACATGTTTGGTCAAAACTATATTCGTCCTTTAGTTGATTTCAG AAACTCATATGTTGGCAACCATTCCATTTTCTATGAAATTGAAGAGAAGCTTCAGCAG GGTCACAACATCTTTTTGATATCAAACCACCAAACTGAAGCAGATCCAGCTGTCATTGCCTTGTTGCTTGAATCAACAAACCCACATCTCGCTGAGAAAATG ACCTACATAGCAGGAGATAGGGTTTTGACAGATCCTCTTTGTAAGCCTTTCAGCATGGGGAG GAATCTGATATGTGTATACTCCAAAAAGCACATGAATGATGTTCCTGAGCTTGTTGATATGAAAAGAAAAGCAAACACACGGAGTTTGAAGGAAATGGCAGTGCTATTGAG GGGCGGGTCACAGATTGTATGGATTGCACCTAGTGGTGGCAGGGACCGGCCAGATCCTGCAACAGGAGAATGGTACCCA GCACCTTTTGATGCTGCTTCACTGGACAATCTAAGAAGGCTTGGTGAACATTCTGCTGCGCCAGGGCATATATATCCCTTAGCATTGTTGTGTCACAACATCATGCCCCCTCCACCCCAG GTAGAAAAAGAAATTGGAGAaaggagaatgatctccttccATGGTACTGGATTATCGGTTGCACCAGAAATCACCTTCTCTGATATTACTGCTTCCTGTCAAAATTCTGAAGAG GCGAGGGAGGTATACACACAAGCTCTGTACGGTATCGTTACTGAACATTACAATGTGCTGAAAGCTGCTATACATTACAAACAAGGACTAAACGCATCCACTCCAAATGTTTCTTTGTCACAACCGTGGAGTTAG
- the LOC126625713 gene encoding glycerol-3-phosphate acyltransferase, chloroplastic isoform X2 encodes MQEKLLSAIRKETEAGRLPSTVASGMEELYQNYKNAILQSGNPKADEIVLSNMTAVLDRVFLDIEDPFIFSPYHKAMREPFDYYMFGQNYIRPLVDFRNSYVGNHSIFYEIEEKLQQGHNIFLISNHQTEADPAVIALLLESTNPHLAEKMTYIAGDRVLTDPLCKPFSMGRNLICVYSKKHMNDVPELVDMKRKANTRSLKEMAVLLRGGSQIVWIAPSGGRDRPDPATGEWYPAPFDAASLDNLRRLGEHSAAPGHIYPLALLCHNIMPPPPQVEKEIGERRMISFHGTGLSVAPEITFSDITASCQNSEEAREVYTQALYGIVTEHYNVLKAAIHYKQGLNASTPNVSLSQPWS; translated from the exons ATGCAAGAAA AGCTGCTGTCTGCAATAAGGAAGGAAACAGAAGCTGGCAGGCTTCCCTCAACTGTTGCTTCAGGAATGGAAGAATTATATCAGAATTATAAAAATGCT ATTCTTCAAAGCGGAAATCCCAAGGCAGATGAGATTGTGTTGTCAAATATGACTGCTGTGTTGGATCGTGTATTCTTGGATATAGAG GATCCATTTATCTTCTCACCATATCACAAGGCAATGCGAGAGCCTTTTGATTACTACATGTTTGGTCAAAACTATATTCGTCCTTTAGTTGATTTCAG AAACTCATATGTTGGCAACCATTCCATTTTCTATGAAATTGAAGAGAAGCTTCAGCAG GGTCACAACATCTTTTTGATATCAAACCACCAAACTGAAGCAGATCCAGCTGTCATTGCCTTGTTGCTTGAATCAACAAACCCACATCTCGCTGAGAAAATG ACCTACATAGCAGGAGATAGGGTTTTGACAGATCCTCTTTGTAAGCCTTTCAGCATGGGGAG GAATCTGATATGTGTATACTCCAAAAAGCACATGAATGATGTTCCTGAGCTTGTTGATATGAAAAGAAAAGCAAACACACGGAGTTTGAAGGAAATGGCAGTGCTATTGAG GGGCGGGTCACAGATTGTATGGATTGCACCTAGTGGTGGCAGGGACCGGCCAGATCCTGCAACAGGAGAATGGTACCCA GCACCTTTTGATGCTGCTTCACTGGACAATCTAAGAAGGCTTGGTGAACATTCTGCTGCGCCAGGGCATATATATCCCTTAGCATTGTTGTGTCACAACATCATGCCCCCTCCACCCCAG GTAGAAAAAGAAATTGGAGAaaggagaatgatctccttccATGGTACTGGATTATCGGTTGCACCAGAAATCACCTTCTCTGATATTACTGCTTCCTGTCAAAATTCTGAAGAG GCGAGGGAGGTATACACACAAGCTCTGTACGGTATCGTTACTGAACATTACAATGTGCTGAAAGCTGCTATACATTACAAACAAGGACTAAACGCATCCACTCCAAATGTTTCTTTGTCACAACCGTGGAGTTAG